From a region of the Oryza sativa Japonica Group chromosome 6, ASM3414082v1 genome:
- the LOC107277446 gene encoding uncharacterized protein isoform X2, which yields MEMEKVMSGCHIPAFGAWNYRDDDLPITQCFDLAIQDRLMRRANRRGDGNCKRRLVVPFDAWPPAPRGAAHGKVIRRELAQKQWDNVAEEMMQWRAVGAYGTKRKVGDKAVDEDLYKVPQPLIYPKRRKMRKVVWSLWIGCLGLDCIA from the exons ATGGAGATGGAG AAGGTGATGTCCGGGTGCCACATCCCGGCGTTCGGCGCGTGGAACTACCGCGACGACGACCTGCCCATCACGCAGTGCTTCGACCTAGCCATCCAGGACCGCCTGATGAGGCGCGCCaaccgccgcggcgacggcaacTGCAAACGGCGGCTCGTCGTGCCTTTCGACGCCTGGCCGCCTGCTCCGCGCGGAGCAGCTCATGGCAAGGTGATTAGGAGGGAATTGGCACAGAAGCAGTGGGATAATGTTGCCGAGGAGATGATGCAATGGAGAGCTGTTGGGGCGTACGGGACGAAGCGTAAGGTTGGCGACAAGGCTGTGGATGAGGACCTGTACAAGGTGCCGCAACCGCTGATATACCCGAAACGTAGAAAG ATGAGGAAAGTTGTCTGGAGCCTGTGGATTGGTTGCCTTGGTCTGGATTGCATTGCCTGA
- the LOC107277446 gene encoding uncharacterized protein isoform X1, with product MPLTEIIYHEYICLEKKVMSGCHIPAFGAWNYRDDDLPITQCFDLAIQDRLMRRANRRGDGNCKRRLVVPFDAWPPAPRGAAHGKVIRRELAQKQWDNVAEEMMQWRAVGAYGTKRKVGDKAVDEDLYKVPQPLIYPKRRKMRKVVWSLWIGCLGLDCIA from the exons ATGCCATTGACTGAAATTATTTACCATGAATATATTTGTCTGGAGAAGAAGGTGATGTCCGGGTGCCACATCCCGGCGTTCGGCGCGTGGAACTACCGCGACGACGACCTGCCCATCACGCAGTGCTTCGACCTAGCCATCCAGGACCGCCTGATGAGGCGCGCCaaccgccgcggcgacggcaacTGCAAACGGCGGCTCGTCGTGCCTTTCGACGCCTGGCCGCCTGCTCCGCGCGGAGCAGCTCATGGCAAGGTGATTAGGAGGGAATTGGCACAGAAGCAGTGGGATAATGTTGCCGAGGAGATGATGCAATGGAGAGCTGTTGGGGCGTACGGGACGAAGCGTAAGGTTGGCGACAAGGCTGTGGATGAGGACCTGTACAAGGTGCCGCAACCGCTGATATACCCGAAACGTAGAAAG ATGAGGAAAGTTGTCTGGAGCCTGTGGATTGGTTGCCTTGGTCTGGATTGCATTGCCTGA
- the LOC107276913 gene encoding MADS-box transcription factor 23-like encodes MVRGKTVISRIENTTSRQVTFSKRRSGLFKKAKELAILCDAQVGVLVFSSTGRLYDYSNSSMRSVIERYQQIKDGQQLMSASTEAKFWQAEAERLKQQLHNLEGSQRQLLAHDLSGLEWNDLKSLENQLETSLHNVRLKKDKIMVEQIQELRKKENIMHRENMELHREFNMIRQDSVNFQRKVLN; translated from the exons ATGGTTCGTGGGAAGACCGTCATCAGCAGGATCGAGAACACGACGAGCCGCCAGGTGACCTTCTCCAAGAGGAGGAGCGGGCTATTCAAGAAGGCCAAGGAGCTGGCCATCCTCTGTGATGCCCAGGTCGGCGTCCTGGTCTTCTCAAGCACTGGCCGTCTCTATGACTACTCCAACTCCAG CATGAGATCAGTAATCGAAAGATATCAGCAGATTAAAGATGGTCAGCAACTTATGAGTGCGAGCACCGAGGCAAAG TTCTGGCAAGCAGAGGCGGAACGTTTAAAACAGCAACTGCATAACTTAGAAGGAAGTCAAAG GCAGTTGTTGGCACATGATCTCTCTGGCCTTGAATGGAATGACCTGAAGAGTCTAGAAAATCAACTGGAGACGAGCTTGCATAACGTTCGTCTAAAGAAG GACAAAATCATGGTCGAACAAATTCAAGAATTGAGAAAGAAG GAGAACATCATGCACCGAGAAAACATGGAACTCCACCGTGAGTTCAACATGATCCGTCAAGATAGTGTGAATTTCCAGCGAAAGGTACTTAATTAA